From a single Maniola hyperantus chromosome 3, iAphHyp1.2, whole genome shotgun sequence genomic region:
- the Josd gene encoding josephin-2: protein MSSKPQIYHEKQVKELCALHALNNLFQTRNTFSKSELDTICSRLSPNVWINPHRSMLGLGNYDINVIMAALQKKGCEAVWFDKRKDPGCLDLSNICGFILNVPSDYKLGFVMLPLRRRHWITIRQIQGNFYNLDSKLDAPQLIGRSSDLIAYLKEQLDSKEKELFVVVSREVEEKQLWMNQFLNNRGHELPNHKDSAPQCDSPDSSPTCDYSSRDAECLRLNEVRNCVNRDDF, encoded by the exons ATGAGTTCAAAGCCACAAATATACCATGAGAAGCAAGTAAAGGAGCTATGCGCTTTACACGCGCTTAATAATCTATTCCAG ACTCGTAACACATTTTCCAAGTCTGAACTGGATACAATATGCAGCCGCCTGTCCCCCAATGTGTGGATCAACCCTCATCGCTCAATGCTGGGGCTGGGCAACTATGACATCAATGTTATTATGGCCGCTCTTCAGAAGAAGGGATGTGAAGCTGTGTGGTTTGACAAGAGGAA AGATCCTGGATGCTTAGATCTGTCCAACATCTGTGGGTTCATCCTGAACGTGCCATCGGACTACAAGCTGGGGTTTGTGATGCTGCCGCTGCGGCGCCGACACTGGATCACCATCCGACAGATACAGGGGAACTTCTACAATCTGGACTCCAAGTTAGATGCCCCGCAGTTAATAGGAAGG AGTAGTGATCTAATAGCGTATTTAAAAGAGCAGCTAGATAGCAAAGAGAAGGAACTTTTTGTGGTTGTGAGCCGCGAAGTGGAGGAGAAACAACTATGGATGAACCAGTTCCTGAACAACAGAGGACATGAGCTCCCCAACCACAAGGACTCTGCTCCTCAGTGTGATAGCCCTGACTCCAGCCCTACTTGCGACTATAGTAGTCGTGATGCAGAGTGCTTGAGGTTGAATGAAGTGAGGAACTGTGTTAATAGGGACGACTTTTAA